Proteins encoded by one window of Yamadazyma tenuis chromosome 2, complete sequence:
- a CDS encoding uncharacterized protein (COG:M; EggNog:ENOG503A8DA), translating to MVELRPARPSDAVALASIYNDALVNTVAIWKSGTVTSEERVSWLEDKHQTQFPVIVATDNDKVVGFATYGYWRPYDGYVHTVEHSVYVDRNSRGNGAGKAMLVELIQLARAQGKHMMVGCIESGNVASIKLHQKLGFEESGTFKEVGVKFGRWLDLTCLTLQLNPKWKL from the coding sequence ATGGTGGAACTTAGGCCCGCACGGCCCAGCGACGCCGTGGCCCTCGCTAGCATATACAACGATGCCTTGGTCAATACAGTGGCCATTTGGAAGTCAGGAACCGTCACCTCTGAAGAGCGTGTTCTGTGGCTTGAGGACAAACACCAAACACAATTCCCTGTTATCGTGGCCACCGACAATGACAAGGTCGTTGGGTTTGCCACTTATGGCTACTGGCGCCCGTACGACGGATACGTCCATACTGTGGAGCACTCGGTGTATGTGGACAGAAACTCCAGAGGAAACGGAGCTGGTAAGGCCATGTTGGTGGaactcattcaacttgCACGAGCCCAGGGCAAGCACATGATGGTCGGCTGTATAGAGTCAGGCAATGTTGCTTCAATCAAACTTCACCAGAAGCTTGGGTTTGAGGAAAGTGGGACATTCAAGGAAGTGGGCGTCAAGTTTGGCCGGTGGTTGGACTTGACATGTCTCACACTCCAGCTCAACCCCAAGTGGAAGTTATGA
- the TRM8_1 gene encoding tRNA (guanine-N(7)-)-methyltransferase (tRNA(m7G46)-methyltransferase) (COG:U; EggNog:ENOG503NVN2) yields MYLFFSGMAVMVGVILYHIFVFSPPRIPHKRATRRFKLLNIDLWQDEQVKLSVDPAEVNKPIVEEAFLISETLEDFISLIIQEFIDGWYTRITSDSLFQDSIRVELNQVFGQLKNRIVDIDLAKLLVSKLVPIVNDHLSDYIRAEERVQGKINSHKRSGDSIDHDIDVARHYRRGKIHPAVTVSKTGASNINEKDYLRAKVGSFLPYVLSEREKNNDIGLSLVREILACTVLANVFQMLGEGDFYNLLIVKLIGDNLKRRDQVKKLRAALDEHTQQKHDDETTKINKDYIVTENMDMVAYNNCLEKIGRLSSLDEAKQLRMYVSFQLLQLPSPSDSKLISRLREVQSLVETKIKELERTSGLGLLKVLHNTVYLDEFSKYLDENSRGVLLQFWLAVERIKAPLELTDDKLSLSLGFSNSNEIREIHQKYLHQIGASNDDLSVIEEYINSQDLINKSKLYQDARDRLFRLQESTYTKLEYDFKDFTTTDRYRDLVQSVSHSVNDSNVVSPTVIKAVEDAFTRIMKNNTDLDAAYESERQAQASELKRGLFGESSSLFQDTLNHNAQKYSKLFDDLSDESGTDSDSLNFDSDSNTNLQSSMELDADALGDDQQSLLLAAPGDLKLAEEIDKLTNDISVLNEQLTILDPLIKKAELTNNISEIKILKNSKASLEREISSKELQKQQYIVQENDNSLYGKSRVKISSYISGNENGNDFILYIIELQRFSNSDPNTNTAGWIIARRFSQFFKLHEYLRSRYPQVNNLKFPKRTVFKLQQKQIVELRRAALEEYLKELLEIPEVCSNRVFRSFLSSENFNVRKNQSFEETTKPKKNTVEALYQGISNRFVGTNKKPKASENIEENMSNLRDMERELKSFDEREVFIKPLINILMTVFKLKNAKSWLRGRALLVILQQVFGTTIEKKIYEQIAQIQQEESILDVLILLKNIVFPNGKFRDPPVIRSAVERYTTQEESRFLLSVFMSETFSTIFGVGNTKYAFSVVFNCLQNDFLVRHLVFELFDEIVDELFPELNQ; encoded by the coding sequence ATGTACCTCTTTTTCAGCGGAATGGCTGTAATGGTAGGAGTGATCCTTTATCATATCTTTGTGTTCAGTCCCCCCAGAATTCCCCACAAGCGTGCTACCCGCCGGTTCAAGCTTCTAAACATCGATTTGTGGCAAGATGAACAGGTAAAGTTGTCGGTGGACCCAGCAGAAGTGAACAAGCCGATTGTGGAGGAAGCGTTTCTCATATCTGAAACCCTCGAAGACTTCATATCCTTGATTATACAAGAGTTCATAGACGGCTGGTACACCCGAATAACGTCGGACTCATTGTTCCAGGATAGCATTCGCGTGGAGTTGAACCAGGTGTTTGGCCAATTGAAGAATCGAATCGTTGACATTGACCTTGCCAAATTGCTAGTATCTAAGCTTGTTCCCATAGTAAATGACCATCTACTGGACTATATACGAGCGGAGGAAAGAGTTCAAGGCAAGATCAACTCGCACAAACGAAGTGGTGACTCGATAGATCACGACATCGATGTGGCTCGCCACTATAGAAGAGGTAAGATCCATCCTGCCGTGACCGTCTCCAAAACCGGTGCCAGTAAcatcaatgaaaaggaTTACTTGCGGGCCAAAGTTGGGTCTTTCTTGCCATACGTGCTTTCTGAGCGAGAGAAAAACAACGATATCGGCCTCTCCTTGGTCAGAGAAATCCTTGCGTGCACGGTGTTGGCCAATGTGTTTCAGATGCTTGGTGAGGGAGACTTCtacaacttgttgatagtAAAGCTCATTGGTGATAACTTGAAAAGGAGAGACcaagtcaagaagttgcGGGCAGCTTTGGACGAACACACGCAGCAAAAACATGACGATGAAACCACAAAGATCAACAAAGACTATATTGTTACTGAGAACATGGATATGGTGGCCTATAATAACTGCTTGGAGAAAATAGGACGCCTCTCGTCTTTGGATGAAGCCAAGCAGTTGCGGATGTATGTTTCTTTTCAGCTCCTCCAATTACCACTGCCAAGCGATCTGAAACTTATAAGCCGGTTGCGAGAAGTTCAGCTGTTGGTGGAGACTAAgatcaaagaacttgagagAACCTCAGGGTTAGGTCTCTTGAAAGTTTTACATAATACCGTCTACCTCGAtgagttttccaagtatcTTGACGAGAATTCGAGAGGTGTTCTCCTCCAGTTTTGGTTAGCGGTGGAGAGAATCAAAGCTCCACTAGAACTTACTGATGATAAGCTTTCGCTTTCATTGGGGTTTTCGAATTCTAATGAAATCAGGGAGATCCACCAGAAGtatcttcaccaaatcgGTGCCTCAAATGATGACTTACTGGTCATAGAAGAGTATATTAACTCCCAAGACTTGATAAACAAGAGCAAGTTGTACCAGGATGCTAGAGACAGATTGTTTCGCTTGCAAGAGCTGACTTATACTAAACTAGAATATGATTTTAAAGACTTCACCACTACAGATAGGTACAGAGACTTGGTTCAATCAGTCTCACACAGTGTGAACGACAGCAACGTTGTCAGCCCCACAGTCATCAAGGCTGTAGAAGATGCCTTTACACGGATCATGAAGAATAATACGGATTTGGATGCAGCGTATGAATCTGAACGGCAGGCTCAGGCCTCTGAATTGAAAAGGGGTCTTTTCGGTGAATCCTCCAGTCTATTTCAAGATACCCTTAACCACAATGCACAAAAGTACTCCAAGCTTTTCGACGATTTGAGTGACGAATCAGGAACCGACAGTGACTCGCTTAACTTTGATTCTGACAGTAATACCAACCTCCAAAGTTCAATGGAACTTGATGCAGATGCCCTTGGAGATGACCAGCAatcgttgttgttggcagCTCCTGGAGACTTGAAATTGgctgaagaaattgataaGCTAACAAATGACATTCTGGTACTTAATGAACAATTGACGATTCTTGACCCGTTAATCAAAAAGGCCGAGCTTACCAACAATATCAGTGAaatcaagattttgaagaactccaagGCCAGTTTGGAACGAGAGATAAGCTCAAAGgagttgcaaaaacaacaGTATATCGTCCAAGAAAACGATAACAGTTTGTACGGCAAGTCTCGGGTTAAGATCCTGTCATATATCAGTGGAAATGAAAATGGAAATGATTTTATCCTTTACATTATTGAACTACAGAGGTTTTCAAATAGCGAtccaaacacaaataccGCTGGCTGGATCATTGCCCGTCGTTTCAGTCAGTTTTTCAAGCTCCATGAATACCTTCGCAGCCGATATCCTCAagtcaacaatttgaagttcCCAAAGCGAACTGTGTTCAAGCTCCAGCAGAAACAGATTGTTGAACTTCGAAGAGCTgctcttgaagaatacCTAAAAGAACTCTTGGAGATTCCTGAGGTCTGTAGTAACCGGGTATTTCGGTCGTTTTTATCGTCAGAGAACTTCAATGTCCGCAAAAACCAATCTTTCGAAGAGACCACAAAACCCAAGAAAAACACGGTTGAAGCTCTATATCAGGGTATTTCGAATCGGTTCGTGGGAACCAACAAAAAACCTAAGGCTTCGGAAAATATTGAAGAGAACATGCTGAATCTTAGGGATATGGAGAGAGAATTGAAGTCGTTTGACGAGAGGGAAGTGTTTATCAAACCGCTCATCAACATTCTTATGACGGTATTCAAGCTTAAAAACGCCAAAAGCTGGCTTCGGGGACGGGCACTTCTTGTGATCCTTCAGCAGGTGTTTGGAACCACCattgagaagaagatataTGAACAAATAGCCCAAATCCAACAGGAAGAGAGCATACTCGATGTACTTATTCTTCTTAAAAACATTGTTTTTCCCAACGGTAAGTTCAGGGACCCACCCGTCATCAGGTCTGCTGTAGAACGGTACACtacccaagaagaatcgAGGTTCCTACTCAGTGTGTTTATGTCTGAGACGTTTAGTACCATTTTTGGAGTGGGTAACACTAAGTACGCATTTTCGGTGGTGTTCAATTGCCTTCAAAACGACTTTCTTGTTCGACACCTTGTGTTTGAGCTATTTGACGAGATTGTGGATGAGTTATTTCCTGAGCTAAACCAGTAA
- a CDS encoding uncharacterized protein (COG:A,D; EggNog:ENOG503P4JZ): MDTKSYLKSFGWKEGEALQQGGLKRPLLVEHKKDNKGLGHGKDKDGETWWESLFDGHLKNLEVSRDSASVNFSIDENKVAATIRKKNSPLYRMFIQGEGLEGTVGKTDFEEVESKLNAEEVFEKQVHSKLVATFEEVEEEEKKQKREKNKIEKKEKKKIEKKEKKHKTEKKEKKGKKGKKVKKDKTEKTEKTEKKVKKDNEKRRKSDKDKKVNPKKDQTSEHTKSSKRRLPEETKPSKKSKTTPNRK; this comes from the coding sequence ATGGATACGAAGTCGTACTTGAAGTCATTTGGATGGAAGGAAGGAGAGGCACTCCAGCAAGGAGGCCTCAAGCGCCCTCTTTTAGTGGAGCATAAAAAAGATAACAAGGGTTTGGGCCACGGAAAAGACAAGGATGGGGAGACCTGGTGGGAAAGTCTATTCGATGGGCatctcaagaacttggaggtgAGCAGAGACAGTGCCAGTGTAAACTTTAGTATTGATGAGAACAAAGTGGCGGCAACCATTCGAAAGAAGAACTCTCCGTTGTACCGAATGTTTATCCAGGGCGAAGGCTTGGAGGGAACGGTTGGGAAGACTGATTTTGAGGAGGTGGAGAGTAAGTTGAATGCGGAGGAGGTTTTTGAGAAACAGGTGCATTCGAAGTTGGTGGCTACTTTTGaggaggtggaggaggaagagaagaagcagaaaagGGAAAAGAATAAGAtagaaaagaaggaaaagaaaaagatagaaaagaaggaaaagaaacACAAGACcgagaagaaggaaaagaagggAAAGAAGGGAAAGAAAGTCAAGAAAGACAAGACCGAGAAGACCGAAAAGACCGAAAAGAAAGTCAAGAAAGATAAcgaaaagagaagaaagtccgacaaagacaaaaaggtgaacccaaagaaagacCAGACAAGCGAACACACAAAGTCCTCCAAACGAAGGCTTCCTGAGGAAACCAAACCCTCAAAAAAGTCCAAGACCACCCCCAATCGAAAATAA
- the PRP24 gene encoding Splicing factor (COG:A; EggNog:ENOG503NVZD) — MDIEELQQRVQEQPFELSQHDTLISALRLHKTTKVLDLYQARVNKLEYFTLRHDEINEILEDLMAIDDKNTRIELVDGFYNLLIREYPTSSYWLRYLDFASQVKSHSELHEMYTRALNDTVHDFENSHLIWNKVLEFFTEIPEGSTPGSDQIQMWWKLHIKRLSYPHNKLEQSFSDTSEFVSVYFPDKYDEFMTMASEVHGTTQRSQIYYEKHEVHLTSKHKDPDFWARYLADVGKYSTDLRQVSTLFYRSLMSAVSDWVPVWTAYIFLLYSKDDNTKFLMDILPKFVCSFPGAFHPYVEYIRNMELFDEPELYDRIRDRIEYMKLLNPTSQGWQLIATTILSFENRVESPRLLGDVKRFFTGAVADNSVVSAEDNAHSVEKICISIYESRGLLEEAKHLVSKLTLVFGGESAVWIYALRFFERNHFKYEDVSRFLHTAIAAAVEMDSPVQLINEALLYEQVYGTRISLQKAVVRANIVYRTINEKKAESEDEDTQWNQSAVAEFVSTPGVTTRKRPLDTHEPIPKKVKIDKPTRNREELSVKVTGLPANVPECTVEQFFQDCGVVRNVVVFHSGEGCEAVVEFEDNQAIFAALTKSHKKLENQEVLVKRMSHCILWVCNFPPSMDKTKLIKVFEPYGTVIDVRLPFQNSQHRQRRFAYIEYAEGEQARAAVSQLNGKMLHDDLNDSTYKLVAKFSDNSAERGPPVFKRQIYVGNIPYDTTTAQVREFFQVYGRVENVTLPISTQTKERGHMNSGYGFVLFQSETSIAQALTADGSSFRDRIIKVSASKPSQVDIVNELRPFNHQSSLALYQVPKTATREQLSLYFKQTTGVKPTRITIFPDKEAAAVQFASTSESGKAGLAIQSHQFNSTFLKADSLDTLTSSVPREAPVPSPGPKRNYFIPASVQRR; from the coding sequence ATGGACATCGAGGAATTACAACAAAGAGTCCAGGAGCAGCCGTTTGAGTTGAGCCAACACGACACCTTGATAAGTGCTCTCCGCCTCCACAAGACTACGAAAGTGTTGGACTTGTACCAGGCACGAGTCAATAAGCTCGAGTACTTCACCCTCCGCCATGATGAGATTAATgagattcttgaagatttaaTGGCAATTGATGATAAAAATACCCGGATCGAGCTCGTCGACGGGTTCTATAACCTCCTTATACGTGAGTACCCCACCAGTTCCTACTGGCTTCGATATTTGGATTTCGCTTCCCAGGTCAAATCTCATCTGGAGCTTCATGAGATGTACACTCGGGCATTGAACGACACCGTACACGATTTTGAAAACAGCCACTTGATATGGAACAAAGTACTAGAGTTCTTTACAGAGATCCCCGAGGGGTCTACACCCGGCTCTGACCAGATTCAAATGTGGTGGAAACTACACATTAAGCGTCTCAGCTATCCACACAACAAGCTAGAACAGTCATTTAGCGACACTTCGGAATTTGTATCCGTGTATTTTCCGGATAAGTACGACGAGTTTATGACCATGGCTCTGGAGGTCCATGGTACGACACAGCGGCTGCAAATTTACTACGAAAAGCACGAAGTGCACCTTACGCTGAAACACAAAGATCCCGATTTCTGGGCCCGGTACCTCGCTGACGTCGGGAAATACTCCACGGACTTGCGACAGGTTTCGACCCTATTCTACCGGTCGCTCATGCTGGCTGTCAGCGATTGGGTGCCCGTATGGACCGCATatatcttcttgttgtatTCTAAGGATGAtaacaccaagttcttgatggacATCCTCCCCAAGTTCGTGTGTTCTTTCCCTGGAGCATTTCATCCGTACGTGGAGTACATCAGGAACATGGAGCTCTTTGACGAGCCGGAATTATATGACAGGATACGAGACAGAATCGAGTATATGAAGTTGTTAAACCCGACCAGTCAGGGCTGGCAGCTTATTGCCACCACGATTCTTTCCTTTGAGAACCGAGTTGAATCGCCCCGCTTGTTGGGAGATGTGAAGCGGTTCTTTACGGGTGCTGTTGCAGACAATAGCGTTGTTTCTGCCGAAGACAATGCGCATCTGGTGGAGAAGATATGCATTTCGATTTATGAGTCCAGGggacttcttgaagaggCCAAACACTTGGTGCTGAAGCTCACATTGGTGTTCGGAGGTGAAAGTGCCGTCTGGATATATGCATTGAGGTTTTTTGAACGTAACCACTTTAAGTATGAGGATGTAAGCAGATTTTTGCACACTGCAATAGCAGCGGCGGTGGAGATGGACTCACCTGTGCAACTCATAAACGAAGCTCTTTTGTATGAACAAGTGTATGGCACACGCATATCGTTGCAGAAAGCTGTGGTGAGAGCCAATATCGTCTACAGAACAATCAATGAGAAGAAGGCAGAAAGTGAGGACGAAGATACGCAGTGGAACCAGTCAGCTGTCGCAGAATTTGTCAGTACTCCAGGTGTCACTACGCGCAAAAGGCCGCTAGACACCCACGAACCCATACCAAAGAAGGTGAAAATAGATAAGCCCACCAGAAACAGAGAAGAGCTTTCCGTCAAGGTGACAGGACTACCAGCAAATGTCCCTGAATGTACGGTCGAACAGTTCTTTCAAGACTGTGGAGTGGTGAGAAATGTGGTTGTGTTCCACAGTGGAGAAGGGTGCGAAGCGGTGGTGGAGTTCGAAGACAACCAGGCAATTTTTGCAGCATTAACCAAGTCGCACAAGAAGCTTGAGaaccaagaagttcttgtaaAGCGTATGTCCCACTGCATTTTGTGGGTGTGTAACTTCCCTCCTTCCATGGACAAAACCAAGCTcatcaaggtgtttgaaCCGTACGGGACTGTCATAGACGTACGGTTGCCATTTCAGAACAGTCAGCACCGCCAACGCCGGTTCGCGTACATTGAGTACGCGGAAGGAGAACAAGCCCGTGCAGCGGTTTCGCAATTGAATGGTAAAATGCTCCACGACGACCTCAATGACAGCACCTATAAGCTTGTGGCCAAGTTCTCCGACAACAGTGCTGAGCGTGGACCGCCAGTATTCAAGAGACAAATATACGTAGGAAACATTCCATATGATACTACTACTGCCCAGGTGCGAGAGTTTTTCCAGGTATATGGCCGAGTCGAAAACGTCACATTACCCATTTCCACCCAAACAAAAGAACGGGGGCATATGAATAGCGGGTACGGGTTCGTTTTATTCCAATCTGAAACTTCTATTGCCCAAGCCCTCACAGCAGATGGTAGTCTGTTTCGCGACCGAATCATCAAAGTATCTGCCTCCAAACCCTCCCAAGTGGATATCGTGAACGAGTTAAGACCTTTCAACCACCAGCTGTCGTTGGCCTTATACCAGGTGCCCAAAACAGCCACCAGAGAGCAATTGCTGTTATATTTCAAACAAACCACCGGGGTTAAACCTACACGCATAACAATATTTCCTGATAAAGAAGCAGCTGCGGTGCAATTTGCATCCACTAGCGAGTCTGGAAAGGCCGGGCTTGCGATACAAAGCCATCAATTCAACAGCACATTTTTGAAGGCCGATAGCCTTGATACCTTGACCTCCCTGGTACCACGTGAGGCCCCTGTGCCCTCTCCCGGGCCCAAGCGTAATTACTTTATACCAGCATCGGTACAACGCAGGTAG